ATAGATTAATTTTTCGGGCGACTATCAACCTTTTCGAAAAAGGGAATCCCTGCGATATTACAACGGTCGCCGATGAGTTGGAAAAAATGGGGCAGTTGGAAAAAATCGGGGGAAGATATTATCTGATTGAGCTGGTTGACGGGGTCGTCTCGACCGGACATATTACCGCCCATGCCAATATCATTCTCGAGAAATCGGTTCTGAGAAGGCTGATCAATGCCTCCAACGACATTGTCAAGGAATGCTATGACCAGGAAGATGATGCCACCGATATTCTGGATAAAGCGGAGCAGAGCATTTTCTCCAGTTCCGAAAGCCGTCTTAGAAAAGGTTTCACGCCGTTGTCGCAGCTTCTCCCCAGAAGTTTCGAACAGATTGAAAATTTCCAGGATTCCCGGGGCGGACTGGTTGGAGTTCAGACCGGTTTTACCGGGCTGGATGCACTGACGGCAGGACTTCACGGCGGCGATTTTATTGTTGTCGCCGGACGACCGTCGATGGGGAAAACGGCTCTGGCTCTCAACATCGCCGAATATGTCGCGGTGGAACAGAAAGTACCGGTGGGCATATTCTCCATAGAAATGTCAGAAAGCCAGGTGGCTTTAAGATTTCTTTGCGGCCGCGCCAAGGTGAGTCAGCATCAGCTTCGCACCGGCCGTCTGCGCGATGCCGAATGGAAACAGCTCTCTTATGCCAGCGGGCCGCTTTCGGAAGCGCAGATATTCATCGATGACTCGGCGACCCTTTCAACTCTCGAAATGAGAGCCAAAGCGCGGCGCCTGAAAGCACAGTACAATATTGGCTTATTGATAGTCGATTATATCCAGATGATTCACGGCACTGCCCGCGCGGAAAATCGTCAGCAGGAAATGGCCATGATTTCGCGCTCGCTCAAGAGCCTGGCCAAAGAATTGAGTATTCCGGTCGTGGTCTGCAGTCAGCTCTCCCGTATGGTGGAGTTGCGCGGCGGCGACAAGCGGCCGCAGCTTTCGGACCTGCGCGAATCGGGCGCCATCGAGCAGGATGCCGATGTCGTCATGTTTGTCTACCGCCCGGAATTCTATCTGTCGCACCTTGATGACAACGATCCCGAGCGGATTCGTGTGGCCGGGAAGGCGGAAATCATCGTGGCCAAGCAACGTAACGGCCCGACCGGATTGGTGACTCTGACTTTCCTGAAAAACTTTGTCCGCTTTGAGAATGCGGAATTTCGTCCCAATGAGCCATCCGGCGGGTATTCCGGTGGGGACACGCCTTTTTAATCGATGGATAACGGATTTCTCTTAGTCGGCCGCCGCGCCATCAATTTCATCTCGCGCCTTGGCAGTACCTTCATCCTGCTGGTCAAGTCGATTTATCATTTCAAAAGCATCCCCCGCTCGCTCGGCGTTATCACCGAACAGTGTTTCATGATCGGCAATAAATCGCTGCCGCTGGTGGTGACCATCTCCATTTTTATCGGTGCCGTTTCCGCCTGGCAGGCCGCCTATCAGTTTAAATTCATCGGTGCCCCGCTTCGCTATCTGGGAGCCGCGGTAGGGAAAGCGATTGTTATCGAGCTGGCTCCGGTACTGACGGCTCTGGTAATTGCCGGACGGGTCGGCGCCGGTATCGCCGCCGAACTGGGAACAATGCGGGTGACCGAGCAGATTGATGCGCTCGAATCAATGGCCATCAGTCCGGTGCGCTATCTGGTCATGCCCCGCTTCTTATCAAGCACTCTGATGATACCGCTTCTGACCATTTTCGCCAACTTCGTGGCTATCTTCGGCGCCCTGGCCGTCTCAGTCCTTTTCGTGGATATATCATATGAAACTTTCCTGACCGGCGTGAAAAATTCCTTCCAATTTTCGGATTTGATTTCGGGATTGATCAAGTCGGCGGTATTCGGCGCCATCATCGGCATTGTGGGATGCCACGAGGGTTACCATGCCGAGGGCGGCGCACGGGGTGTGGGCAAGGCAACCACCGAGGCCGTGGTTATTTCGGCCGTAATGATTCTGGTGGCCGATTATATCATCGCCACAATCCTGTTCCGGGTCTAAGAGTATGGAAACGGTGATACGAATTGAGAATCTGGTAAAATCCTTCGGAAGGAAGAAAGTCCTTAACGGCGTTTCTCTTGAGGTCGGCAAAGGAGAATCGCTCGTGATAATAGGGCAGTCGGGCTGCGGCAAATCGGTGCTCCTGAAACACCTCAACCGGCTTCTCCGCCCCGACCTGGGAGCAGTCTACATACACGATAAAAATATTGACGTGATGAATTCCAACGAACTATTTGAGATGCGCAAAGGAATCGGGATGGTTTTTCAGTCGGCGGCGCTCCTCGATTCGCTGACAGTTGCCGAAAATGTCGGACTGGGATTGCGTGAAGGCTGGAAATACTCGGAGCAGGAAATTAAAAATATAGTTCAAGAGAAATTGGAAATGGTGGGGCTTGCCGGGACCGGGCGCCAGTACCCCTCTGACCTTTCGGGAGGAATGCGCAAGCGGGTCGGCCTGGCGCGGGCGATTGCCACCAATCCGGAAATACTGCTCTATGACGAGCCGACCACCGGCCTTGACCCGATCACTTCCGACATCATCAATAATATGATGATTGACATGCGCAAGAAACTTGACGTTACTTCGGTTGCCGTGACGCACGATATGACGTCAGCCTATAAGATCGCCGATCGGATCGCCATGCTCTATGACGGCCGGGTTGAGTATGCGGGCACGCCGGAGCAGATTAAAGCCTCCGGGAACGAAATTGTGGAGCAATTCATTAACGGCCGGGCGGTTGGTCCGATACCGGTGCAATAGAATTTTATGGAACAGAAGTTCAAAACCGCTTTTGTCTGCACACAGTGCGGCACTATTCACCCCAAATGGCAGGGACAGTGCAAAGGATGCGGCCAATGGAATTGTCTGGCCGAGGAACGGATCGTCAGAAGCGCTGCCAAACATAAGAAAAGCGACGTGGATAAACCCCGCCGGCTCGAGGAAATCGGTAATGAGTCGATGACCGGACACCGGTGCGGTCTGGTCGAATTCGACCGGGTGTTGGGTGGGGGACTGCTGCCCGGAAGCACTATCCTTCTTGCCGGCGAGCCGGGA
This Candidatus Zixiibacteriota bacterium DNA region includes the following protein-coding sequences:
- the dnaB gene encoding replicative DNA helicase; protein product: MAIKADKNAGLAGLEPPQSVDAEQQVLGSILKDPNAISIVLETLNSEEHFYIPRHRLIFRATINLFEKGNPCDITTVADELEKMGQLEKIGGRYYLIELVDGVVSTGHITAHANIILEKSVLRRLINASNDIVKECYDQEDDATDILDKAEQSIFSSSESRLRKGFTPLSQLLPRSFEQIENFQDSRGGLVGVQTGFTGLDALTAGLHGGDFIVVAGRPSMGKTALALNIAEYVAVEQKVPVGIFSIEMSESQVALRFLCGRAKVSQHQLRTGRLRDAEWKQLSYASGPLSEAQIFIDDSATLSTLEMRAKARRLKAQYNIGLLIVDYIQMIHGTARAENRQQEMAMISRSLKSLAKELSIPVVVCSQLSRMVELRGGDKRPQLSDLRESGAIEQDADVVMFVYRPEFYLSHLDDNDPERIRVAGKAEIIVAKQRNGPTGLVTLTFLKNFVRFENAEFRPNEPSGGYSGGDTPF
- a CDS encoding ABC transporter permease — its product is MDNGFLLVGRRAINFISRLGSTFILLVKSIYHFKSIPRSLGVITEQCFMIGNKSLPLVVTISIFIGAVSAWQAAYQFKFIGAPLRYLGAAVGKAIVIELAPVLTALVIAGRVGAGIAAELGTMRVTEQIDALESMAISPVRYLVMPRFLSSTLMIPLLTIFANFVAIFGALAVSVLFVDISYETFLTGVKNSFQFSDLISGLIKSAVFGAIIGIVGCHEGYHAEGGARGVGKATTEAVVISAVMILVADYIIATILFRV
- a CDS encoding ABC transporter ATP-binding protein, translating into METVIRIENLVKSFGRKKVLNGVSLEVGKGESLVIIGQSGCGKSVLLKHLNRLLRPDLGAVYIHDKNIDVMNSNELFEMRKGIGMVFQSAALLDSLTVAENVGLGLREGWKYSEQEIKNIVQEKLEMVGLAGTGRQYPSDLSGGMRKRVGLARAIATNPEILLYDEPTTGLDPITSDIINNMMIDMRKKLDVTSVAVTHDMTSAYKIADRIAMLYDGRVEYAGTPEQIKASGNEIVEQFINGRAVGPIPVQ